The following are from one region of the Variovorax sp. V213 genome:
- a CDS encoding cupin domain-containing protein, producing the protein MLDRTTTQFSHVKPGDTEYVSGGLRDFFLYRDLGIAEATNGKVIAHLVKANMAPETGTGWHRHEADFQIVIMLKGWARFMYEDKETLVEAGDVVHQRPGIRHFLFDYSPDMEYLEIVSPADFKSIDVEPVCEIPPPTPWP; encoded by the coding sequence ATGCTGGACCGAACCACCACCCAGTTCTCCCACGTCAAACCCGGCGACACCGAGTACGTCTCGGGCGGCCTGCGCGATTTCTTTCTCTACCGCGACCTGGGCATTGCAGAGGCCACCAACGGCAAGGTCATCGCGCACCTCGTCAAGGCCAACATGGCACCGGAAACGGGCACCGGCTGGCACCGCCACGAGGCCGACTTCCAGATCGTGATCATGCTCAAGGGCTGGGCCCGTTTCATGTATGAAGACAAGGAAACCCTGGTCGAAGCCGGCGACGTGGTGCACCAGCGGCCCGGCATCCGCCATTTCCTGTTCGATTACTCGCCCGACATGGAATACCTGGAGATCGTCTCGCCGGCCGACTTCAAGAGCATCGACGTCGAGCCGGTGTGCGAAATTCCGCCGCCCACGCCCTGGCCCTGA
- a CDS encoding ArsR/SmtB family transcription factor, whose translation MVHSDAATLDAVFAALSDPTRRTVLETLGERSLSVTELAEPHGMSLTGFMKHLRVLEDAGLISRTKEGRIVRCELSPRPMQEAAVWLSRYEKFWTGRLDALARYLSHQEETEWQNLSHPPKSDPRSPSAGTTPSPPKKSGARGPTRKR comes from the coding sequence ATGGTTCACTCAGACGCTGCCACCCTGGATGCGGTCTTCGCCGCGCTTTCGGATCCGACGCGCCGCACCGTGCTCGAAACGCTGGGCGAGCGCAGCCTCAGCGTGACCGAGCTCGCCGAGCCGCATGGCATGTCGCTGACCGGTTTCATGAAGCACCTGCGGGTGCTCGAGGATGCCGGTCTCATCTCGCGCACGAAAGAGGGCCGGATCGTGCGCTGCGAGCTCTCGCCGCGGCCCATGCAAGAGGCGGCTGTGTGGTTGTCGCGGTACGAGAAATTCTGGACCGGGCGCCTCGATGCGCTGGCGCGCTATCTCTCTCACCAAGAGGAGACCGAATGGCAAAACCTGTCGCACCCGCCAAAGAGCGACCCTCGCTCACCCTCCGCAGGCACTACCCCGTCGCCGCCGAAAAAGTCTGGCGCGCGTGGACCGACCCGCAAGCGCTGA